In one Streptomyces sp. NBC_01288 genomic region, the following are encoded:
- a CDS encoding alpha/beta hydrolase → MNSRTAEVVSRVVDVDGIPMSGLLCEVREPRAVVVALHGGAVTSGYFDYPDQPRLSLLRTAAALGFTVVAIDRPGYGSSAPHGETMASPARRVDLAYAAVDRLLASRPRGAGLFLWAHSIGCALGVHMAGDERRNDLLGLEIAGTGRHHAPGAVEILDFRRRDPAVPRRSGPGLRDLLWEPARLYPDEVIGAPRIQSPGPPYESTVARRWPREFAEVAARVRIPVHYTLGDHERVWSSGPEAMADIASLFTDSPRVVTDEQADSGHNLSIGHTATGYHLKILSFVEECVLASENRGYDNDGIDRLPRRAG, encoded by the coding sequence ATGAACTCCCGTACCGCGGAGGTGGTTTCGCGCGTCGTCGACGTCGACGGCATCCCCATGTCGGGGCTGCTGTGCGAGGTCCGCGAGCCGCGCGCGGTCGTCGTCGCCCTGCACGGGGGAGCGGTGACGTCGGGCTACTTCGACTACCCGGACCAGCCCCGGCTGTCCCTCCTGCGCACCGCGGCGGCCCTGGGCTTCACCGTCGTCGCCATCGACCGCCCGGGATACGGCAGTTCGGCTCCGCACGGCGAGACCATGGCGTCGCCCGCGCGGCGCGTCGACCTCGCCTACGCGGCGGTGGACCGGCTGCTGGCCTCGCGTCCGCGCGGAGCGGGACTGTTCCTCTGGGCGCACTCGATCGGCTGCGCCCTGGGTGTGCACATGGCCGGCGACGAACGCCGGAACGACCTTCTCGGCCTGGAGATCGCCGGTACCGGACGCCACCACGCGCCCGGCGCCGTCGAGATCCTCGACTTCCGACGGCGTGACCCGGCCGTGCCGCGACGGTCCGGTCCCGGGCTGCGCGACCTGCTGTGGGAACCGGCGCGCCTGTACCCGGACGAGGTCATCGGCGCGCCCCGGATCCAGTCACCGGGTCCGCCGTACGAGTCGACCGTCGCCCGGCGCTGGCCACGGGAGTTCGCCGAAGTCGCCGCCCGCGTACGGATTCCCGTCCACTACACGCTCGGCGACCACGAACGCGTGTGGAGTTCCGGGCCCGAGGCCATGGCCGATATCGCGAGCCTGTTCACCGACTCCCCGCGGGTCGTCACCGACGAACAGGCCGACAGCGGCCACAACTTGAGCATCGGGCACACCGCGACCGGATACCACCTGAAGATCCTCTCGTTCGTCGAGGAGTGCGTTCTCGCATCCGAGAACCGTGGATACGACAACGACGGGATCGACCGTCTCCCGAGGAGGGCCGGATGA
- a CDS encoding NAD(P)-dependent oxidoreductase: MRVGFIGLGSQGAPMARRIVEAGFATTLWARRPATLAAFADTAAQRATSPVELAAASDLVCVCVVDDADVEQVVTGEQGVLRGLRRGGVIAVHSTVHPDTCRRLAERAKVHGVSVVDAPVSGGGKAAAEGRLLVMAGGESGTVAYCRKVFETFGDPVVHMGSLGSGQIAKLLNNLLFTANLATAADTLALAPGFGIDRGALAEVVLHGSGSSFALDRVKAAGGTLDRLAERAGPLLRKDVRLLADLADSAGAPTGTVLTAADAALDHMGQGRLATSSTPAPRK, from the coding sequence ATGCGTGTCGGATTCATCGGGCTGGGCAGCCAGGGCGCTCCCATGGCGCGCCGGATCGTCGAGGCGGGTTTCGCCACGACGCTCTGGGCACGCCGCCCGGCCACGCTCGCCGCGTTCGCGGACACGGCCGCTCAGCGGGCCACGTCGCCCGTCGAACTGGCCGCCGCCAGCGACCTGGTGTGCGTCTGTGTCGTGGACGACGCCGATGTCGAGCAGGTCGTCACGGGCGAGCAGGGCGTGCTCAGAGGTCTGCGCCGGGGCGGGGTGATCGCCGTACACAGCACCGTCCACCCCGACACGTGCCGGCGGCTCGCCGAGCGGGCCAAGGTGCACGGCGTCTCCGTGGTCGACGCACCCGTCAGCGGCGGCGGAAAGGCCGCCGCCGAGGGCCGGCTGCTGGTGATGGCGGGCGGCGAGTCCGGCACGGTCGCGTACTGCCGCAAGGTGTTCGAGACGTTCGGCGATCCCGTCGTCCACATGGGGTCGCTCGGATCGGGACAGATCGCCAAACTTCTCAACAACCTGCTGTTCACCGCGAACTTGGCGACCGCGGCTGACACACTCGCTCTGGCGCCGGGGTTCGGCATCGACCGTGGCGCCCTCGCCGAAGTCGTCCTGCACGGCAGCGGATCGAGTTTCGCGCTCGACCGGGTGAAGGCCGCGGGCGGCACGCTGGACCGGCTCGCCGAGCGCGCCGGACCGCTGCTGCGCAAGGACGTGCGGCTGCTCGCCGACCTCGCCGACTCGGCCGGCGCCCCGACGGGCACCGTGCTGACGGCGGCCGACGCGGCCCTCGACCACATGGGCCAAGGGCGCCTGGCGACATCCTCAACTCCCGCTCCACGAAAGTGA
- a CDS encoding ABC transporter substrate-binding protein, with the protein MRRLLIPALVLALAAAAGCSGRTKSADTSSPSTTGAADTATADFGTLKSVCGKGTAKSVTSQGVTSSEIKVGVFSDVGFTKNPEFENAAKVFTSWCNAAGGINGRKITPETHDAQLMQVNQQMISACRTDFFEVGGGAALDGLGVKTRLKCLLPEFPAQVTSEVGADLQVMTQGASSGYAPYTGYYSWLLKEAYPSSASGVGIIAGDVAVTKGIGAQDKEVLTALGGKVNYFDLYPAQGVSDWTPYAQSIKTKKVKGLVFLGDFTQLAKLEQALTNIDYKLDWVDANNNAYGPAFLKLADTALSSQTNFASIDGTYPLEKADDNPATKEMVALFKKFAPDAQITLPAVHAFSAWLLFATSARDCAELTRSCVLANAKKQTEWTGGGLQAPVNLTRPDEPVKCFNVEKATTSGWVPADFKPTDGAYRCDAPVYKYKGNYGEPPTLADVGKSLADLK; encoded by the coding sequence CACCAAGTCCGCGGACACCAGCAGCCCTTCCACCACCGGAGCCGCCGACACGGCCACCGCTGACTTCGGCACGCTGAAGTCCGTGTGCGGGAAGGGGACGGCCAAGTCCGTCACCAGTCAGGGCGTCACCAGCTCAGAGATCAAGGTCGGCGTCTTCAGCGACGTCGGGTTCACCAAGAACCCGGAGTTCGAGAACGCGGCGAAGGTCTTCACCTCCTGGTGCAACGCCGCCGGCGGCATCAACGGACGCAAGATCACGCCCGAGACGCACGACGCCCAGCTCATGCAGGTCAACCAGCAGATGATCTCGGCCTGCCGCACCGACTTCTTCGAGGTCGGCGGCGGCGCCGCCCTCGACGGCCTCGGCGTCAAGACCCGGCTGAAGTGCCTGCTCCCCGAGTTCCCGGCACAGGTCACCTCCGAGGTCGGCGCCGACCTCCAGGTGATGACGCAGGGGGCCTCCTCCGGGTACGCGCCCTACACGGGTTACTACTCCTGGCTGTTGAAGGAGGCGTACCCGTCGTCGGCGAGCGGCGTCGGCATCATCGCCGGAGACGTGGCCGTCACCAAGGGCATCGGCGCGCAGGACAAGGAAGTCCTCACGGCGCTGGGCGGCAAGGTCAACTACTTCGACCTCTACCCCGCGCAGGGCGTCTCCGACTGGACGCCGTACGCCCAGTCGATCAAGACGAAGAAGGTCAAGGGCCTTGTGTTCCTGGGGGACTTCACCCAGTTGGCGAAGCTGGAGCAGGCGCTGACCAACATCGACTACAAGCTCGACTGGGTCGACGCCAACAACAACGCCTACGGCCCCGCGTTCCTCAAGCTGGCCGACACCGCGCTGAGCTCGCAGACCAACTTCGCGAGCATCGACGGGACTTACCCGCTGGAGAAGGCGGACGACAACCCGGCGACCAAGGAGATGGTCGCGCTGTTCAAGAAGTTCGCGCCCGACGCGCAGATCACCCTGCCCGCCGTGCACGCCTTCTCCGCCTGGCTGCTGTTCGCCACCTCGGCCCGTGACTGCGCTGAACTGACCCGGAGTTGTGTCCTGGCGAACGCCAAGAAGCAGACCGAGTGGACCGGGGGAGGGCTCCAGGCCCCGGTGAACCTGACCAGGCCCGACGAACCCGTGAAGTGCTTCAACGTCGAGAAGGCCACCACCAGCGGCTGGGTCCCCGCCGACTTCAAGCCGACCGACGGCGCCTACCGCTGCGACGCGCCCGTCTACAAGTACAAGGGCAACTACGGCGAGCCGCCGACGCTGGCCGATGTCGGCAAGTCGCTCGCCGACCTCAAGTAG
- a CDS encoding alpha/beta hydrolase fold domain-containing protein, whose product MGDTRVGATGASADLSGTDLTDVRADTDRAAAGDGRVRVESSPVGPIVRPSDASDLVILYLHGDRQLSGSPESAVDLAERLALRTGAVVVCPRYRSSFPGALDDVHAVYSSCQARGPVALAGERLGAGLAASLLVRLRDMGAPEPDCAVLISALLDLTLDAPSLLFNAAADPGFDIDELRLHAARFAGGADRTNPLLSPLHANLHGLPPIQLLVAGTDPLLDDSLSFAARAAHSGVTVDLRVRPDAVSLHPESVTAMADFIQAWARAARP is encoded by the coding sequence GTGGGTGACACACGAGTTGGGGCGACCGGAGCGAGCGCCGACCTGAGCGGCACCGACCTGACCGACGTACGCGCGGACACGGACCGTGCGGCGGCCGGTGACGGGCGGGTGCGGGTCGAGTCGAGTCCGGTGGGGCCGATCGTACGGCCGTCGGACGCGAGCGATCTCGTGATCCTGTATCTGCACGGGGACCGGCAGTTGTCGGGTTCGCCGGAGTCGGCGGTGGACCTGGCCGAGCGACTCGCTCTGCGGACAGGGGCAGTTGTGGTGTGCCCGCGCTATCGGTCGTCGTTCCCGGGGGCGCTGGACGACGTGCACGCCGTATACAGCTCGTGTCAGGCGCGTGGTCCGGTCGCGCTGGCCGGTGAGCGGTTGGGGGCCGGGCTCGCGGCCTCGCTGCTGGTGCGGCTGCGGGACATGGGGGCGCCGGAGCCGGACTGTGCGGTGCTGATCTCGGCGCTGCTCGATCTGACGTTGGACGCGCCGAGTCTGCTGTTCAACGCGGCGGCCGATCCGGGCTTCGACATCGACGAACTCCGGTTGCACGCGGCCCGGTTCGCGGGCGGCGCCGACCGGACCAACCCGCTGCTCAGCCCGCTGCACGCCAACCTGCACGGGCTGCCGCCGATCCAGCTTCTGGTCGCCGGTACCGATCCGCTGCTGGACGACTCGCTGTCGTTCGCGGCCCGTGCGGCGCACTCCGGTGTCACGGTGGATCTCCGGGTGCGGCCGGACGCGGTGAGTCTGCATCCCGAGAGCGTCACGGCGATGGCGGATTTCATACAGGCGTGGGCCCGAGCAGCACGCCCATGA
- a CDS encoding TetR/AcrR family transcriptional regulator: MTTARHEEILVAALGVFAERGYKKASIDAVAERAGLTRQGVLHYFPSKKRLLLALVQLREDLAREHLAALHTDTGDDLPGLLAEVITYDHKNPGLAQIHSVLVAEGVTGSDEAQRFCHDYYRAIQDHTVEHLTALYGDRVPSGLTPRAAATAVVAMLEGVQQQWMLDEEQTDYPEIIRDVMGVLLGPTPV; this comes from the coding sequence ATGACGACGGCCCGACACGAGGAGATTCTTGTCGCCGCGCTGGGGGTGTTCGCCGAGCGGGGCTACAAGAAGGCATCCATCGACGCCGTGGCCGAGCGCGCCGGCCTGACCCGACAGGGCGTACTGCACTACTTCCCCAGCAAGAAGCGGCTTCTCCTCGCCCTCGTCCAGCTCCGCGAGGACCTCGCCCGCGAGCACCTGGCCGCCCTGCACACGGACACCGGCGACGATCTGCCCGGGCTGCTCGCCGAGGTCATCACCTACGACCACAAGAATCCCGGTCTCGCCCAGATACACAGCGTTCTCGTGGCCGAGGGCGTCACCGGCAGCGACGAGGCACAGCGGTTCTGCCACGACTACTACCGGGCGATCCAGGACCACACCGTCGAGCACCTCACCGCGCTCTACGGCGACCGCGTACCCAGCGGCCTGACCCCCCGAGCCGCCGCCACCGCCGTGGTGGCGATGCTCGAAGGGGTCCAGCAGCAGTGGATGCTCGACGAGGAGCAGACCGACTACCCCGAGATCATCCGCGATGTCATGGGCGTGCTGCTCGGGCCCACGCCTGTATGA
- a CDS encoding cytochrome P450, with product MHTVKDFEAIDFFQDDEVVADPYPYLAALRGKCPVQRESHHDVTMVTGYDEAIQVLNDSDTFSSCISVTGPFPGFPVPLVGDDVSALIEQYRDQLPMSDQLPTLDAPMHTDHRGLLMRLITPRRLKENEASMWHLADAQLDAYLATGEGDFISGFAGPFTLRVIADLLGVPDEDRNTFVEGLEHQPRGGIGSTDGEVAHSPLEYLYGQFSAYVEDRRREPREDVITGLATAKFPDGSTPDVADVARVATNLFAAGQETTVRLLSNALKMIAEDPDLQHLLRTERDRIPNFVEEVLRTESPIKGDFRLSRVPSTVGGVDIPAGTTVMVLNGAANRDPRHFEDPEVFDPARANARHHLAFGRGPHTCPGAPLARAEGRVGIERMLDRTTDIRISENVHGPADARNFRYLPTYILRGLTHLNLEFTLAEESERSEGSAGSEGATR from the coding sequence GTGCACACCGTGAAGGACTTCGAGGCGATCGACTTCTTCCAGGACGACGAAGTCGTCGCGGACCCCTACCCCTACTTGGCGGCCCTGCGCGGGAAGTGCCCGGTGCAACGCGAGAGCCACCACGACGTGACGATGGTGACCGGGTACGACGAGGCGATCCAGGTCCTCAACGACTCCGACACCTTCTCGTCCTGCATCTCGGTGACCGGCCCCTTCCCCGGGTTCCCGGTCCCGCTCGTCGGCGACGACGTCAGCGCGCTGATCGAGCAGTACCGCGACCAGCTCCCGATGAGCGACCAGTTGCCGACGCTCGACGCCCCCATGCACACGGACCACCGCGGACTGCTGATGCGGCTGATCACCCCGCGCCGCCTCAAGGAGAACGAGGCGTCGATGTGGCACCTCGCCGACGCCCAGCTGGACGCGTATCTCGCCACCGGCGAGGGCGACTTCATCAGCGGGTTCGCCGGTCCCTTCACCCTGCGGGTCATCGCCGATCTGCTCGGCGTGCCCGACGAGGACCGCAACACGTTCGTGGAGGGCCTTGAGCACCAGCCGCGGGGCGGCATCGGGAGCACGGACGGCGAGGTGGCGCACTCGCCGCTGGAGTACCTGTACGGGCAGTTCTCGGCCTATGTCGAGGACCGACGCCGCGAACCGCGCGAGGACGTGATCACGGGTCTCGCCACCGCGAAGTTCCCCGACGGCTCGACCCCCGACGTCGCCGACGTGGCGCGCGTCGCCACCAACCTCTTCGCGGCCGGCCAGGAGACCACCGTCCGGCTGCTGAGCAACGCGCTCAAGATGATCGCCGAAGACCCCGATCTTCAGCACCTGCTGCGCACCGAGCGCGACCGCATCCCCAACTTCGTCGAAGAGGTGCTGCGCACGGAGAGCCCCATCAAGGGCGACTTCCGGCTCTCTCGCGTACCGTCCACGGTCGGCGGCGTCGACATCCCCGCCGGCACCACCGTCATGGTCCTCAACGGCGCCGCGAACCGCGATCCGCGCCACTTCGAGGACCCGGAGGTCTTCGACCCGGCCCGCGCCAACGCCCGCCACCACCTGGCCTTCGGCCGCGGTCCGCACACCTGCCCCGGCGCCCCGCTGGCCCGCGCCGAGGGCCGGGTGGGCATCGAGCGCATGCTCGACCGCACGACGGACATCAGGATCTCGGAGAACGTGCACGGCCCTGCCGACGCGCGGAACTTCCGTTACCTGCCGACGTACATCCTGCGCGGACTCACCCATCTCAACCTGGAGTTCACGCTCGCCGAGGAGTCCGAGAGGTCCGAGGGCTCTGCGGGGTCCGAGGGGGCCACCCGATGA
- a CDS encoding thiolase C-terminal domain-containing protein — MNSPTRPGPLVTEENAFFWASGADGRLRLAECGSCAALIHPPQPVCRYCHGHDIGVRAVSGRATLIGFTVNHRFALPGLPAPYVVAQVAIEEDPRVRLTTNAVQCAPDELELGMRMEVVFEQVEDAWLPLFRPAREHPALDPLPLAEVETRQLSRRVRPMVTTEKFEDKVAITGIGMSEIGRRLMVPPVSLTVQACERAIADAGLTIADIDGLATYPGAGAYGGFGEGGVTALESALGLEPTWYNGGGETFGPGGSLISAMLAVAGGLARHVLCFRTVWEASYGELVRRGRIAQNAPRQLDGWMKPFGAISAAHTLAQNAQRHFHRYGTTRETLGWIALNQRANAALNPTAVYRDPMTMDDYLNARPITTPFGLYDCDVPCDGAVAVIVSAVDAAQDLAQPPVYVEAVGTQILERLEWDQSTLTHEPQVLGQSAHLWSRTALRPEDVDVAELYDGFTFNCLSWLEGLGFCGIGEAKDFLDGGKNIARDGVLPLNTHGGQLSHGRTHGMGLVHEAITQLRGAAGARQIPGARVAVASSGGLTPSGVILFRADG; from the coding sequence ATGAACTCCCCAACCCGCCCGGGGCCGTTGGTCACAGAGGAGAACGCGTTCTTCTGGGCCTCCGGCGCGGACGGCCGACTGCGGCTGGCGGAGTGCGGGTCCTGCGCGGCCCTCATCCACCCGCCGCAGCCGGTCTGCCGGTACTGCCACGGGCACGACATCGGCGTCCGGGCCGTCTCCGGCCGTGCGACGCTGATCGGCTTCACCGTCAACCACCGCTTCGCCCTGCCCGGCCTGCCCGCGCCCTACGTCGTGGCCCAGGTCGCCATCGAGGAGGACCCCCGGGTCCGGCTCACCACCAACGCCGTCCAATGCGCCCCGGACGAGCTGGAGTTGGGCATGCGGATGGAGGTCGTCTTCGAACAGGTCGAGGACGCCTGGCTGCCCCTGTTCCGCCCGGCTCGCGAACACCCGGCCCTGGACCCGCTGCCGCTCGCCGAGGTCGAGACCCGCCAACTCTCCCGCCGGGTAAGGCCGATGGTGACCACGGAGAAGTTCGAGGACAAGGTCGCGATCACCGGCATCGGCATGTCGGAGATCGGCCGCCGCCTGATGGTCCCGCCGGTGTCGCTGACCGTGCAGGCCTGCGAACGCGCGATCGCCGACGCAGGCCTCACCATCGCCGACATCGACGGCCTCGCGACCTACCCCGGCGCCGGCGCCTACGGCGGCTTCGGCGAAGGCGGAGTGACCGCCCTGGAATCCGCCCTGGGCCTGGAACCGACCTGGTACAACGGCGGCGGCGAGACCTTCGGCCCCGGCGGCTCCCTCATCTCCGCGATGCTCGCCGTCGCGGGCGGCCTGGCCCGCCATGTGCTGTGCTTCCGCACGGTCTGGGAGGCGTCGTACGGCGAACTCGTGCGCCGCGGCCGGATCGCGCAGAACGCGCCGCGCCAACTGGACGGCTGGATGAAGCCGTTCGGGGCGATCTCGGCCGCCCACACCCTCGCCCAGAACGCCCAACGCCACTTCCACCGCTACGGCACCACCCGCGAGACCCTCGGCTGGATCGCCCTCAACCAGCGGGCCAACGCGGCACTCAACCCCACGGCGGTCTACCGCGATCCGATGACGATGGACGACTACCTCAACGCCCGTCCCATCACCACTCCGTTCGGCCTCTACGACTGTGACGTTCCCTGCGACGGAGCGGTCGCCGTGATCGTGTCGGCGGTGGACGCGGCCCAGGACCTCGCCCAACCGCCCGTCTACGTCGAGGCAGTTGGCACACAGATCCTGGAACGGCTCGAATGGGACCAGAGCACACTCACACACGAACCCCAAGTCCTCGGCCAGTCCGCCCACTTGTGGTCCCGCACCGCGCTGCGCCCCGAAGACGTCGACGTGGCCGAGCTGTACGACGGCTTCACCTTCAACTGCCTTTCCTGGCTGGAGGGGTTGGGGTTCTGCGGCATCGGCGAGGCCAAGGACTTCCTGGACGGAGGCAAGAACATCGCACGGGACGGCGTACTGCCCCTGAACACCCACGGCGGACAGCTCTCCCACGGCCGCACCCACGGCATGGGACTGGTCCACGAGGCCATCACCCAACTGCGCGGCGCGGCCGGAGCACGCCAGATACCCGGCGCGCGGGTCGCGGTGGCGAGCAGCGGCGGACTCACCCCGAGCGGCGTCATCCTCTTCCGGGCGGACGGATGA
- a CDS encoding DUF1330 domain-containing protein, with product MPKGYVILTESINDPAGMDAYSRAAGASMAEGGASVLAVDGRPELLEGEWHGDRTVVLEFESAEAARAWYESEAYERAKPLRQAAADTNVVIIAGFEPPSRGA from the coding sequence ATGCCCAAGGGGTACGTCATCCTGACCGAGTCCATCAACGACCCGGCCGGGATGGACGCCTACAGCCGGGCGGCCGGTGCGTCGATGGCCGAGGGCGGAGCCTCCGTCCTCGCGGTCGACGGCCGGCCGGAGCTCCTCGAAGGCGAGTGGCACGGCGACCGGACCGTCGTTCTCGAATTCGAGAGCGCCGAAGCCGCGCGTGCGTGGTACGAGTCGGAGGCGTACGAGCGGGCGAAGCCCCTGCGGCAGGCCGCGGCCGACACGAACGTCGTGATCATCGCGGGCTTCGAGCCGCCGTCCCGGGGTGCGTGA
- a CDS encoding ferredoxin — translation MKAVVDTDRCRGHGICWSICPEVFDLTDDGYAEVLTPEVPAEYEDQVRTAIGSCPERAITVS, via the coding sequence ATGAAAGCCGTCGTCGACACGGACCGTTGCCGGGGCCACGGGATCTGCTGGTCCATCTGCCCCGAGGTGTTCGACCTGACCGACGACGGTTACGCCGAGGTGCTGACCCCCGAGGTCCCCGCCGAGTACGAGGACCAGGTCCGCACGGCCATCGGCAGCTGTCCCGAGCGCGCGATCACAGTGAGCTGA
- a CDS encoding DoxX family membrane protein, which translates to MSDADVAVLLLVRVVVGLIMIMHGLNHWRGGGRIEGTARWFTGLGLRQGVLQAWASVLTEVGAGVLLVLGLLTPLACAAVISVMLVAGLLAHRPNGFFVFKDGYEYVLTLAVVALALAVLGPGRWSVDHAAGIDLTGWTGGGIALGAAVVATGGLLGTFWRPEPKGDAEPEAGAEVGAEPEAGAEITSRAGSKAAAEPQSVAEPDPDVAPSPPESGNTPESVDQEAR; encoded by the coding sequence ATGAGTGACGCCGACGTCGCGGTACTGCTGCTCGTACGCGTGGTCGTAGGACTGATCATGATCATGCACGGGCTGAACCACTGGCGCGGCGGCGGCCGCATCGAGGGCACGGCCCGCTGGTTCACCGGACTCGGCCTGAGACAGGGCGTGTTGCAGGCCTGGGCGAGCGTGCTCACCGAGGTCGGCGCGGGCGTTCTCCTCGTCCTGGGCCTGCTCACCCCGCTGGCCTGCGCGGCCGTGATCTCCGTGATGCTGGTCGCGGGGCTGCTCGCCCACCGGCCCAACGGCTTCTTCGTCTTCAAGGACGGCTACGAGTACGTCCTCACGCTCGCGGTCGTCGCCCTGGCCCTCGCGGTACTGGGCCCCGGGCGTTGGTCCGTCGACCACGCGGCTGGCATCGACCTCACCGGCTGGACCGGCGGCGGCATCGCGCTGGGCGCGGCCGTGGTGGCGACCGGGGGACTGCTGGGCACGTTCTGGCGACCGGAGCCGAAGGGTGACGCCGAACCCGAGGCGGGCGCGGAGGTGGGAGCCGAGCCGGAGGCCGGCGCCGAGATCACGTCGCGCGCCGGGTCGAAGGCTGCCGCCGAGCCTCAGAGCGTGGCCGAGCCGGACCCCGACGTGGCGCCGTCGCCGCCGGAGTCCGGGAACACCCCCGAGTCGGTCGATCAGGAGGCCCGCTGA
- a CDS encoding cytochrome P450, which translates to MTTEDAAVDDDGGRKHPQVHFDRHTPDYRDRFEDITHELHGQCPIAWTETHGGHWVASGNREVFELARSAEFLSNDHDVKGERRGYKGISIPPPPRASEAQGGFLEMDPPDQRYYRQTLNPYLSPAAIQRWIPFVDEVVRASIDEKIESGRIDFVDDLANIVPAVLTLAMMGIPIERWTIYNEPAHASVYTPPNSPDRQRVLELSRKMGMDLMGQLMEIRKAPRPGLVDALVRADLNGRTPDDGELLGVLALLIGGGFDTTTALTAHALEWLSQNPGERDRLSHDRKTLLDSATEEFLRFYTPAPGDGRTFSADCEIAGTEFKEGERLWLSWAMANRDPSVFPEPDTIDMERKGNRHSSFGLGIHRCIGSNVARTVFKRMVTAVLDRMPDYACDPEGAVHYETIGVIQGMRHLPATFTPGERLGAGLDETLAGLQKVCDEQRLAEPVTVRTAKARIGT; encoded by the coding sequence ATGACCACGGAAGACGCGGCCGTCGACGACGACGGTGGCCGTAAGCACCCCCAGGTGCACTTCGACCGGCACACACCCGACTACCGCGACCGGTTCGAGGACATCACCCACGAGCTGCACGGGCAGTGCCCGATCGCCTGGACGGAGACCCACGGCGGCCACTGGGTCGCCAGCGGCAACCGTGAGGTCTTCGAACTCGCGAGGTCCGCAGAGTTCCTCTCCAACGACCATGACGTGAAAGGGGAACGGCGCGGCTACAAGGGCATCTCCATCCCCCCGCCGCCGCGCGCCAGCGAGGCCCAGGGCGGCTTCCTGGAGATGGACCCGCCGGACCAGCGCTACTACCGGCAGACCCTCAACCCGTATCTGTCGCCGGCGGCCATCCAGCGCTGGATCCCGTTCGTCGACGAGGTCGTGCGCGCCAGCATCGACGAGAAGATCGAGTCCGGGCGCATCGACTTCGTCGACGACCTCGCCAACATCGTCCCCGCCGTCCTCACGTTGGCGATGATGGGCATCCCGATCGAGCGCTGGACCATCTACAACGAACCCGCCCACGCCTCCGTCTACACACCGCCCAACTCCCCGGACCGGCAACGGGTGTTGGAGCTGAGCCGCAAGATGGGCATGGACCTCATGGGTCAGCTCATGGAGATCCGCAAGGCGCCCCGCCCGGGTCTGGTGGACGCGCTGGTCCGCGCCGACCTGAACGGCCGCACCCCGGACGACGGCGAACTCCTGGGCGTACTCGCCCTGTTGATCGGCGGCGGCTTCGACACCACCACCGCCCTCACCGCCCACGCCCTCGAATGGCTCTCGCAGAACCCCGGGGAACGCGACCGGCTCAGCCATGACCGGAAGACCCTGCTGGACTCCGCCACTGAGGAGTTCCTGCGCTTCTACACCCCGGCCCCCGGCGACGGACGTACCTTCTCCGCCGACTGCGAGATCGCCGGCACCGAGTTCAAGGAGGGCGAACGTCTCTGGCTCTCCTGGGCGATGGCCAACCGCGACCCCTCGGTCTTCCCCGAACCCGACACGATCGACATGGAACGCAAGGGCAACCGGCACAGCAGCTTCGGCCTCGGCATCCACCGCTGCATCGGCTCCAACGTGGCCCGCACGGTGTTCAAGCGGATGGTGACGGCCGTCCTCGACCGGATGCCCGACTACGCCTGCGACCCCGAAGGCGCCGTGCACTACGAGACCATCGGCGTCATCCAGGGCATGCGCCACCTCCCCGCGACCTTCACCCCGGGCGAGCGGCTCGGCGCCGGACTCGACGAGACCCTCGCCGGACTCCAGAAGGTCTGCGACGAACAGCGCCTCGCCGAACCGGTCACCGTCCGCACGGCGAAGGCACGGATCGGCACATGA
- a CDS encoding ferredoxin, translated as MKVRVDPERCQGHTLCAMRAPDTFELSEIDGHSSVVEEEVPADQEAAVREAVLSCPERAISLIS; from the coding sequence GTGAAGGTACGAGTCGACCCGGAGCGCTGCCAGGGCCACACGCTCTGCGCGATGCGCGCTCCGGACACCTTCGAACTCAGCGAGATCGACGGGCACTCCTCGGTCGTCGAGGAAGAGGTCCCGGCCGACCAGGAGGCGGCCGTCCGCGAGGCGGTCCTGTCCTGTCCGGAGCGGGCGATCTCCCTCATCTCCTGA